GGCGGCTTACGGGCTCATGGCGCGCGCACTGCGCGATGAGTGCTTCTTCGCCAAAGATGCCGGCATGCCGAACTGGATCCGTTACTGCGCCCGCGCCATAGACAGTTTTGATAAAGCTTACGCTGTTTCCGGCGGCTCCCAGCCGTTCTTTGACAAAGCGGTGGTGTATAACCAGATGGGCTATTACAAAAACGCCATGTCGGAGCTTGGCAAACTGCACGCCGCGCCGGGCAAGGATATCAGGCCCGCCGATATTTGCTACGAAACCGCGCTCGCGCTGTACGGGCTGCAGGATTACCAGAACTCCGTCGAACAGTTTACCCGCGCAATTGCCCTTGACACCGACAACTTTGAATATTATTTCAGGCGCGGGCTGGCGTTTTCCGCGCTGGAAGATTACAAATCCGCGATACTTGATTTCAACACCGCGCTTTCCTATCGCGGCGGCTTCACCGCTGCGCTGCGCGCACGAGCCGACGCCGCGCAGCGGCAGGAATATGCTTTAGACCAAATTCAAGGCGGCGCCACCGGCTCCGGCCTGAAATGATTGCAACAATTTGCTCGCGGATTTTAAACGGGCGCGCACGGGAACTGACCTTCCCCCCCCGTTTGCCAGACAATAAGGCCGGGCAATCGGCGCTCCGCCCGTGCATCAATAACGGAAAGCCGATGTACAGCCCGGCATTCACTTTGGGTTTATGGATTATCTGACAGTTTGAGAACTGGAATATGCCGGGCACGCAACGGCTTGACCATGTTCGCGCAAACCCCGGACAAGATTTAACGTCACTGCCTAAAAATACCGGAGCCGCAGGCATCGGCTCCGCCAAAAACCATTGCCGGGCCGAATTTTAGAGGCAAGCGATTCTGACGTCAGTCCCGTGTTTCCAGAGAGAACTCAAGCTGGCGGCATTTAAGAACAGCGCCGGGATTTTGCGGCGCGGCATTCGTGTCAAGCGAGCCTTCGACGGCACAACCCGGCACCTCGGCAACCTTGTAACCCAGTTTCCACTCGTTATACGGATAGGAAGGATAAAGATCATGCCCTGCGCTGTCAACCAACAAGCAGCTGATATCATGGCCCGCCGCATTTATGGCCAGTGGATCGGGATCTTTAACGCTGATACCTTCTTTGGCCGCAGAACAAATGCCGTTTCTGATATCCGCCGGCAAAGCGGACAGATCGCCGTCCGCCGTAACATATGCCTTGATTTTTTCGGAAGCTTTTTTCAGCACGAACGCGGCCTCTTCCCTGCCGGCGTTTTTTTTGTCGGCGGTGAAACTGGAAATAATCACCGAAAAAATCGCCGTAACCGCCGTGGCGATGATGATGAGCCCGACAAGCCCCTCCACAAGGCTGAGACCGTTTTGATTAAGAAACTTTCCTTTGCACATTTTCATCACGGATTGTTACTGGCATGCAGGCATATCTTCCGACCCGGTGGCGACACATTGCCCGGACGTGGTAATGCGATACGTCCACGCCGCATAATCGCCGGAAATGCGCTTGGCGCAGGCATAATAACCGGCCGCGCAGCAAGGACTGCCGGCCGCGGTGCCGTTACAGACATAGAAATAATATTTCTTGCTGTAACTCATATTTATCAGGTATCCTTTGGCGACAAGATGGCCGGCGGTCATAACCGAACTTACGCCGTCGCCTGACGCTGCTTCCAGATTGGGCGCGACCATGCTGTTGTTTTTTACGGTAAGCCGGTCCATAACGGTCATACGCACAGCTGACGCGATAGCTTGCGAAGAAACCTGGGCATCCTGCGCGGCGGCGTTTTCAAGAGTTTTGCTGTACTGCGGTATGGCAATCGCCGCCAGAATACCCATCAGAAGCAGAACCACCAGAATTTCAACCAGCGTAAATCCTCTGTTTTTCATGATTCGCACCTTTTTTCTATTTCCCGCTGATTTGCGACAGCTGGAAAATAGGCATAAACACCGACATCACGATTACCGCGATTATACCGCCGATACCCACGATCAGGATAGGGTCAATCATCGAGGAGAACCGGGCGATGAACTGATTAATCTGCTCGCTGTAAAATCCCGACAGCGTTTTGATGATATCCGGCAGTTTGCCGGACTCTTCGCCCATCCACATCATTTCGGTGACCAGGCTTGGGAAAATACCCGTGTTTTTGAAAGCGACAGAAATTGATTTGCCGGAAGCCACTTCGTTTTTCACGTCCCGCAGGGCTTTCTGGACAATCAGATTCTTGTTGAAAGATCCTTCCAGCACGGTAATGGTATTAAGAATGCTCACGCCGCTCTGGATAAGCGTACCCATTGTTGTGAGCAGCCGCTCGTATATTACATTGCTGACGAACTTGCCGAAAACCGGCATGGACATCGTTGTTCTGTTCCAGCTCATCAGACCGGCTTCGGTCGAAATCCAGAATTTAAAACCCACCACAATCCCTATTAACGCAAGAAGCAGCATGGCGAGATTATTCACCACCATGTCCGACATGGCAACCACCACCGCGGTTACCGCCGGCAGTTTCAGATTGAAATCGCGGAAAATACCGGCGAAAACAGGCACGATATAAACCACGAAATAAGCCAATACGCCCAGCGACATTACCAGCAGCACCGAGGGATACGCGATTGCCGTGATGATTTTTCCTTTCAGCCCTTCCTGCTTTTGTGTGTAATCCGCTATCTGGCGCAGCGCGAGCGGCAGCTGTCCGCCCATTTCGCCGGCCTGAACGAGCGAAACCCAGATGGTATCGAATGTTTTCGGATGCTTTTCCAGCGCCTTGTAAAGCGCGCCGCCGGCAGAAACTTCCTTGGAAACTTCGCCGAGCACGGCGGATAAATTCCGGTCGGAATTATGCTCGCCCAGCAGGGAAAGCGCGCGCACCAGCGGAACGCCGCCTGCCAGCAGGGTGGCAAGCTGCTCGCTGAAAAACGCCAGAGTCTGCCCGTTCACTTTTCCGCCGGCGCCGGCCTTTTTGAAGCCGCCCATGCTCTTTTCGGCTTCCAGCTGGATAGACAGAATAAAATACCCCTTATTCTGCAATGTCAAAATTGCCTGATCCTCGTCACCCGCTTCAAGCACGCCTGTAGACGCGGTTCCCTGCGCATCCTGCACAGTATATACATATTTCGGCATTTAGCCTCCCGTTTTCCTTGAAAGTCCCATCCCTATAATAGCAAATACCCGCCGGCAAAAGCCGGGGAACCTGCCCATACGGCCTTCGGTTAACCCTCGCTTACTGTAGCCGACAGCACTTCATCCACAGTTGTAACGCCCTGCACCACTTTCCGCCAGCCGCTGGCGCGCAGATTCCATGCGCCCGTCTTGGCGCCGGCAACGCGCAAATCCGCCAGATCCTGCGTTTTATAGATGATCTGGCGCATTTCCTCGTTTATCAGATACACCTCATAAATGCCGCGCCGGCCCTTATAACCCGTGCGGGAACATTTATCGCATCCGCGGGCCTGATAAAACACCCACTTGGATGTGTCCACCTGGCCTTTGAAATTGCATTCCCGCAGCAGCTGGTCCACTATCGCCTGCTCCGGCTTGTAGGGCTGTTTGCAGCTGGGGCATAACATTCGTATCAACCGCTGCGAAGCCACCAATGCCAGACTGCTCGACAACAGAAACGGTTCCATTCCCATATCAATCAGACGCGGCACCGCGCCAAGCGCCTCGTTTGTATGCAAAGTCGAAAGCACCAGATGGCCTGTAAGCGCTGCGCGCAGACAGGATTCCGCCGTTTCCTGATCGCGCACCTCGCCGACCAGAATTACATCGGGGTCCTGCCGCAGGAACGAGCGCAAACCCGCCGCAAACGTAAGCCCGATCTGCGGCTTCACCTGCACCTGACTGATGCCCTGCAGTTTATATTCCACAGGATCTTCCAGCGTCATGAAATTCATTTCCGGGGTTTTTATGGTGTTAAGGATCGCATTCAGCGTGGTGGTTTTACCGGAGCCGGTGGGACCGGTCAGAAAAATCAGGCCGTGCGGATAAGCGGCGGCTTTTAAAAAATCTTCGCGCTGACGCGGCTCAAAACCCAGCTTTTCAATATTAAGCTCGACGCTGCCCTTGTCGAGCACGCGCAAAACCAGTTTTTCACCGAACACCGTCGGGCAAACCGATACGCGGACTTCAATGGTCCGGTTCTGGTATTTGATGGCGAAATTGCCGTCCTGCGGCAACCGCCGCTCGGCGATATCCAGTTTCGAAAGAATTTTTATGCGGGAAATCAGTGCCGCCACCAGCTCCTTGGGCGGCGGCGTGCGTTCGAAAAGCACTCCGTCTATGCGGAACCGCAGACTTACGCGTTCATCAAAAATTTCCAGATGGATATCGCTTGTCCGCTCGGATATGGCCTGCTTGAGAATGGCGTTAACCACGCGGATTGACTGCGCGCCTTTCGTGTCGCCCACGATGACCTTGTCCAGATCGAGCTTGCCGTCCACGGCAGAAAGATCTTCCCCGACGCCATCGCCGCTGTCCTGGGTAATCATTGCCGCTTCAATCAGGTCGGTGGCCTGATAGAAACTGTCAATCGTATTCAGGATTTGCGCCTTTGTGGAAATAAACGGCTGTATTTCCATGTTGCTCATCAGACGCAGGTTGTCCACTATAAGCACATCGGTCGGATCCATCATCGCAACAGCCAGACTGCCGCTTTCCTTAAAAAGCGGCACCAGCAGATGTTCGCGGGCGTATTTTTCAGGTATTATCTTTTCCAGTTCCTGCCCTTTTTCCGGCGCAAGAATTTTGTTGCCGGTTGAAGCAAACGGTATGCCGAGCTGCTTTGACAGCGCCTGCGCCACCTGCTCATCCGTGGCGAATGCAAGTTTTACAAACGCTTCTCCGATCAGACAATTATGCTGTGTCTGAAATTTAAGCGCTTTCTGAATCTTATCCTCATCCAGAACGCCATCTTCGATCAGTATTTCGCCAAGCCGTTTATGTGCCATAGTAGTAGTAACTCAGAAACCGCGCAATTCTAGTCCACCAGAATAGTGGGCGTAATTATGATAACAAGATCAGTATTTGACCGCGTGTGGCTTACGCTGGTGAAAAGCCAGCCGAGAATGGGTATATAACCCAGCAGCGGCACTTTTCTTACGGTTTTATTATCGCTTGAAGACAACAGACCGCCGATAACCACCGCCTGCCCGTTTTTAACGCGCACCAGCGTGGAGGCGCCGCGGCTGACCGGGTCATAACTGACACTCTCGGAACTGGATATGGCCGACGCTTTGACATCGGAATAAGACGGCTGCACCATCAGCGTAATATAGCCCTCTTTGTTGACCTGCGGCGTCACGGTCAGTTTAAGGCCCGTGTTGGCGCGTTCGATTGATGAGGTGGATGTTCCGCCGCCGGCATCCGACACCGACTGGCTGGTCCCGACCGCCTGTTCGCGGCTGTTGGTGATAATCGCCGTCTTATTATTGAGAGTCACGATTTTGGTGTTGCCAAGATACCGCGCCTCGGCTCTGGACACCAGCGCCCGCAAGGTCACCTGAAGCTGGGCAAGCGACAGATAGCCCGGCGTGCTGATAGACCCGTTAACGGAAGATTCTGACGGAAACATTTTCCAGTCGCCGTTGTTGATCGAACGCTCGCCAAGAGGAAAATCCGTATCGCGAACCGGCCCCGTATAAGTGGCCAGCTCGCCGGTGTTGCCGCCCCAGTCAATGCCCAGTTCATTCACCCGGTCGGTGTTGATTTCAATTATTTTGGCCTCGATAAGCACCTGCGGAGCCTTGCGGTCCAGCTCGGCTATAATCTGTTCCACCTGAGGAAAAACTTCCGCTATATCCGTCACGATGAGGCTGTTGGTCCTCGGCTCGATGGCCAGCTGTCCGCGCGTTGAAAGCACCGTGCGCAGCACATTGAGAATGGCGATACCGCTGTCCGCTCCACCCGCCATAGCGCCGCTGTTGCCGCTGCCGGATGAACCGGACATTCCACCCATTCCACCCATCATTCCGCCGGATGAAGGCGCGATTGATGCCGTGATGGAGCTGAGCTCGGAACTGTTGCTTCCTATCGAGATAAGCGAAATATAGTTGAGCGTGTAAATTTTCGTAACAAGATTGGGCGCCTCCACCGAACGCTTGGCGATTACATAAGTGTTGCTGGTGCCGATGCGCTGATAGGTCAGGCCGCGCACCTGAAGCAGAATTTCAAGCGCTTCGCGTACGGAAACTTTATTAAGGATCGCCGTCACCGTCTTCGCCTGCAAGCCTTCGGTCACGATAAAGTTCACCCGGGCCTGCGAGGATATGATTTCAAGAAAAGCGCTTAACGGCATTTCCTTGGCGCGAACCGTAACCTTCGCGTCAAGCGGATTGTGCAGTTCCTTCTTTTCATACAAGGGATCGTCAACCTTGGAACCGGAAATCTCTATCGGAGTGCCGGGCGTGGTGTTTTTCGGCATTGAAAAAGTATCATCCCCGCCGCCTACCGCGCCGCTTGAACCGCCCTGCAAATCCTGCTGGAATTGCGGGTCCAGATCATTATTCGCCGCATAGACAACAGGCGTCAGCAATACCTGCTGCAGCGTCAAGACAATCGCCAGCAGTAATCTACAATTAAACATACGCAACCCTCCGGATGACTATTTAAGATCCTTGAAAAACGTAGTTCCCTTATATGTGAACCACACCCGGTTGCCCTTGGTGGCGGTAACCAGCACAAAATCACCGTCCACCTTGGCGTTGTTGCCGACCGTGACCACGGAACCGTTTACAACAACCTGATTGCCCACAATGCCCTGCACAATTATTTTCGCCTTCAAATCTTCCGGCCTGGAGCGCGGCCTGGGCTTTGGCGCATTCCGCATCCGCTCCTCTTCCCGTTTGCGCTTTATTTCGTCCTCTTTCTGCCGGCGCTCCGCCGCAACCCTTTCTATTTCCGCAACTGAAATAAACGGGTTCTTGTCACTCTTGGGCAGAAACAGCAGCTCGCCCAGATCGGATTCGTCCGCTTCCGGCTTTGTCAGCGGCTGCAACTTAATATCGTCCGCAGGCTGCTCAGTGGAGGAACTTTCCTTGACTTCAGCCTCCGCGGTTTCGGTGCCTGAAGCCACCGCAGGCGGCGTGACTGCGGCAGGCTGTTGTTGGGCCTGCTGCTCAGCCGGCTGCGCTGGCGCCTCCGCGACAGGCGGTTCGGCCGGCCTTCCTCCAAAAGTTTTCTTCCACCATAAGTACCAGTAGATTATGCTTCCGGCTATCACCAGCGCGTATACAATGTTTTTATTTTTCTTGTTCATCAAATACAACCCGTTTTAATAAAAAATCGTAGTCACCGTAACCGACAGATCAACCATTCCCATGACTTCCGTTTTGGCCATCCGAGCTTCGGTAATGGCGATATATTTCGGAGAATTTTCAAGCCTGGCAATAATTTCCCCGGCACTCTTAAACGGAACCCGCA
This Elusimicrobiaceae bacterium DNA region includes the following protein-coding sequences:
- a CDS encoding secretin N-terminal domain-containing protein, with translation MFNCRLLLAIVLTLQQVLLTPVVYAANNDLDPQFQQDLQGGSSGAVGGGDDTFSMPKNTTPGTPIEISGSKVDDPLYEKKELHNPLDAKVTVRAKEMPLSAFLEIISSQARVNFIVTEGLQAKTVTAILNKVSVREALEILLQVRGLTYQRIGTSNTYVIAKRSVEAPNLVTKIYTLNYISLISIGSNSSELSSITASIAPSSGGMMGGMGGMSGSSGSGNSGAMAGGADSGIAILNVLRTVLSTRGQLAIEPRTNSLIVTDIAEVFPQVEQIIAELDRKAPQVLIEAKIIEINTDRVNELGIDWGGNTGELATYTGPVRDTDFPLGERSINNGDWKMFPSESSVNGSISTPGYLSLAQLQVTLRALVSRAEARYLGNTKIVTLNNKTAIITNSREQAVGTSQSVSDAGGGTSTSSIERANTGLKLTVTPQVNKEGYITLMVQPSYSDVKASAISSSESVSYDPVSRGASTLVRVKNGQAVVIGGLLSSSDNKTVRKVPLLGYIPILGWLFTSVSHTRSNTDLVIIITPTILVD
- a CDS encoding tetratricopeptide repeat protein — translated: MKIPKLAGLSAILLLCGCFSEVRVQGTPEEIAARTAALIDKGDTDSAVLELNYLLRRDPDYVPAYCLRANAYAKAQQFPQAIEDYTKVIELSSTTDCGNYGSVFYDRGYSYFISGKPLSAAKDFIQEVKRNPQNGAAYGLMARALRDECFFAKDAGMPNWIRYCARAIDSFDKAYAVSGGSQPFFDKAVVYNQMGYYKNAMSELGKLHAAPGKDIRPADICYETALALYGLQDYQNSVEQFTRAIALDTDNFEYYFRRGLAFSALEDYKSAILDFNTALSYRGGFTAALRARADAAQRQEYALDQIQGGATGSGLK
- a CDS encoding type II secretion system F family protein translates to MPKYVYTVQDAQGTASTGVLEAGDEDQAILTLQNKGYFILSIQLEAEKSMGGFKKAGAGGKVNGQTLAFFSEQLATLLAGGVPLVRALSLLGEHNSDRNLSAVLGEVSKEVSAGGALYKALEKHPKTFDTIWVSLVQAGEMGGQLPLALRQIADYTQKQEGLKGKIITAIAYPSVLLVMSLGVLAYFVVYIVPVFAGIFRDFNLKLPAVTAVVVAMSDMVVNNLAMLLLALIGIVVGFKFWISTEAGLMSWNRTTMSMPVFGKFVSNVIYERLLTTMGTLIQSGVSILNTITVLEGSFNKNLIVQKALRDVKNEVASGKSISVAFKNTGIFPSLVTEMMWMGEESGKLPDIIKTLSGFYSEQINQFIARFSSMIDPILIVGIGGIIAVIVMSVFMPIFQLSQISGK
- a CDS encoding prepilin-type N-terminal cleavage/methylation domain-containing protein, whose amino-acid sequence is MKNRGFTLVEILVVLLLMGILAAIAIPQYSKTLENAAAQDAQVSSQAIASAVRMTVMDRLTVKNNSMVAPNLEAASGDGVSSVMTAGHLVAKGYLINMSYSKKYYFYVCNGTAAGSPCCAAGYYACAKRISGDYAAWTYRITTSGQCVATGSEDMPACQ
- a CDS encoding ATPase, T2SS/T4P/T4SS family, translated to MAHKRLGEILIEDGVLDEDKIQKALKFQTQHNCLIGEAFVKLAFATDEQVAQALSKQLGIPFASTGNKILAPEKGQELEKIIPEKYAREHLLVPLFKESGSLAVAMMDPTDVLIVDNLRLMSNMEIQPFISTKAQILNTIDSFYQATDLIEAAMITQDSGDGVGEDLSAVDGKLDLDKVIVGDTKGAQSIRVVNAILKQAISERTSDIHLEIFDERVSLRFRIDGVLFERTPPPKELVAALISRIKILSKLDIAERRLPQDGNFAIKYQNRTIEVRVSVCPTVFGEKLVLRVLDKGSVELNIEKLGFEPRQREDFLKAAAYPHGLIFLTGPTGSGKTTTLNAILNTIKTPEMNFMTLEDPVEYKLQGISQVQVKPQIGLTFAAGLRSFLRQDPDVILVGEVRDQETAESCLRAALTGHLVLSTLHTNEALGAVPRLIDMGMEPFLLSSSLALVASQRLIRMLCPSCKQPYKPEQAIVDQLLRECNFKGQVDTSKWVFYQARGCDKCSRTGYKGRRGIYEVYLINEEMRQIIYKTQDLADLRVAGAKTGAWNLRASGWRKVVQGVTTVDEVLSATVSEG